In Arthrobacter sp. StoSoilB5, one genomic interval encodes:
- a CDS encoding maleylacetate reductase, translating into MSLAFDHEILAQRVLFGTGTAAARLTSEVARLGASRVMVIASKAESELATSTAAGIDVVLWHHDVVMHVPAATAEKARAAALEYAIDLVVCIGGGSTTGLAKAVALTTGLPIIAVPTTYAGSEATNVWGLTEESRKTTGVDPKVLPVAVIYDAALTLSLPGAMSIASGLNGLAHCIDSLWAPRADPINAALAAEGIRALGRGLPRIAQDSHDLEGREQALYGAYLSAAAFASAGSGLHHKICHVLGGTFDLPHAQTHATVLPYVLAFNAPQAPGAAARIAAAFGVSGTGAEDALAGLQHLRSRLDAPNSLAEYGFRADGIADAVQIILPTVPASNPRPVTAENLSALLEAALTGERPEALLTA; encoded by the coding sequence ATGAGCCTCGCTTTTGACCATGAAATCCTCGCCCAACGGGTACTTTTCGGAACAGGCACTGCCGCCGCCCGGCTTACCAGCGAGGTTGCCCGGCTGGGCGCGTCCCGGGTCATGGTGATCGCTTCGAAAGCCGAATCCGAACTGGCCACATCCACCGCCGCTGGAATCGACGTCGTTCTTTGGCACCACGATGTGGTGATGCACGTTCCGGCCGCGACGGCGGAGAAGGCTCGGGCCGCGGCCCTTGAGTACGCGATCGACCTGGTTGTCTGCATCGGCGGCGGCTCGACGACTGGACTCGCCAAGGCGGTGGCCCTCACCACGGGATTGCCCATCATCGCTGTGCCCACCACCTACGCCGGGTCAGAGGCGACCAATGTATGGGGACTGACGGAGGAGTCCAGGAAAACAACGGGGGTAGACCCGAAAGTCCTGCCCGTTGCCGTGATCTACGATGCAGCCCTGACCCTGTCCCTGCCGGGGGCAATGTCCATAGCCTCCGGACTCAACGGCTTGGCGCACTGCATCGACTCCTTATGGGCTCCGCGGGCCGACCCCATCAACGCTGCCCTGGCAGCTGAAGGCATCCGCGCCCTCGGGCGGGGGCTGCCGCGCATTGCCCAGGATTCCCATGACCTGGAAGGACGCGAGCAGGCACTGTACGGGGCGTACCTCTCCGCCGCCGCGTTCGCCTCCGCAGGATCCGGATTGCACCACAAGATCTGCCACGTCCTGGGCGGGACCTTCGACCTCCCGCACGCCCAGACGCATGCAACGGTCCTGCCCTACGTGCTGGCCTTCAACGCCCCGCAGGCACCCGGCGCAGCAGCAAGAATCGCTGCTGCGTTTGGCGTGTCCGGGACCGGCGCGGAGGATGCCTTGGCCGGGCTGCAGCACCTCCGCTCCCGCCTGGACGCCCCCAACTCCCTTGCTGAGTATGGCTTCAGGGCTGACGGGATCGCAGACGCAGTGCAGATCATCCTTCCGACTGTCCCGGCGTCCAATCCCCGTCCCGTCACGGCGGAAAACCTTAGCGCCCTCCTTGAAGCTGCGCTGACCGGAGAACGCCCCGAAGCACTCCTCACGGCGTGA
- a CDS encoding Xaa-Pro peptidase family protein produces MKSTGTTGTNAVDWEARVDFDRLRDERLGRLKAELAASELGAVLAFDFSNIRYMSSTHIGTWAVDKLIRFSLLTRNTDPIVWDFGSAAKHHRIYNPWLDTTTAEMDANPDAPHEGAKRPRLESGARAGISTLRGAFPPDAQMAEKVARKIKRELEKFGLANEPLGVDVIELPILFALQHEGIRVVDGQQVFMEARRVKTHDEIRLLTQAASMVDAAYEELYRFLRPGVRENEAVGLVAKTLYDLGSEYVEGVNAISGERCSPHPHVFSDRLIRPGDPAFFDILHSYNGYRTCYYRTFAVGSASSAQRDAYTRAREYMDKAIALVKPGATTADVVAVWPTAQEFGFENEEAAFALQYGHGVGLSIWEKPIFSRLTSLDHPEVLQEGNVFALETYWPSADGWGAARIEEEVVVTATGCEVITKFPAEELLVAGKRYYTIGGPLNLERDSQSHLNTTWGRGEA; encoded by the coding sequence ATGAAGAGTACCGGCACCACCGGAACCAACGCCGTTGACTGGGAAGCCAGGGTGGACTTCGACCGGCTGCGCGATGAACGCCTGGGACGCCTCAAAGCAGAACTGGCCGCGTCCGAGCTCGGTGCGGTCCTCGCCTTTGACTTCTCCAACATCCGGTATATGAGCTCCACCCACATCGGGACGTGGGCGGTCGACAAGCTCATCCGCTTCTCCCTGCTCACCCGCAACACCGACCCCATTGTGTGGGACTTCGGTTCGGCAGCCAAACACCACAGGATCTACAACCCCTGGCTGGACACCACTACCGCCGAGATGGACGCAAACCCCGATGCCCCGCACGAAGGCGCCAAACGGCCCCGCCTGGAAAGTGGTGCCCGGGCCGGAATCTCGACCCTCCGCGGCGCCTTTCCGCCGGATGCGCAGATGGCCGAAAAAGTAGCCAGGAAGATCAAGCGCGAGTTGGAGAAGTTCGGCCTGGCCAACGAACCGCTTGGTGTTGACGTGATCGAGTTGCCCATCCTGTTTGCCCTGCAGCACGAGGGCATACGCGTGGTGGACGGCCAACAGGTGTTTATGGAGGCGCGGCGGGTCAAGACCCACGACGAGATCCGCCTACTCACTCAGGCCGCCTCCATGGTGGACGCCGCCTATGAGGAGCTCTACCGGTTCCTCCGACCAGGGGTTCGCGAAAACGAGGCCGTGGGACTGGTGGCAAAGACCCTCTATGACCTGGGCTCCGAGTACGTCGAAGGGGTGAACGCGATCTCAGGTGAGCGTTGCTCGCCGCACCCCCACGTGTTCTCCGACCGCCTGATCCGGCCGGGCGACCCGGCATTTTTTGACATCCTTCACAGCTACAACGGCTACCGCACCTGCTACTACCGCACATTCGCGGTGGGCTCGGCCAGTTCGGCGCAACGAGATGCCTACACCAGGGCACGTGAGTACATGGACAAGGCCATCGCCCTCGTGAAGCCAGGCGCCACCACTGCGGACGTCGTGGCCGTGTGGCCCACCGCGCAGGAGTTCGGTTTCGAGAATGAGGAGGCCGCCTTCGCGCTGCAGTACGGACATGGTGTGGGGCTCTCGATTTGGGAGAAGCCAATTTTCTCGAGGCTGACCTCCCTGGACCACCCCGAGGTGCTGCAGGAAGGCAACGTCTTCGCCCTCGAAACCTACTGGCCTTCCGCAGACGGGTGGGGCGCTGCCCGCATCGAGGAGGAAGTGGTGGTCACGGCCACGGGCTGCGAAGTCATCACAAAGTTCCCGGCGGAGGAACTGCTGGTGGCCGGAAAGCGGTACTACACCATTGGTGGCCCGCTCAACCTGGAGCGCGACTCGCAGTCGCACCTCAACACCACCTGGGGCCGGGGCGAGGCGTGA
- a CDS encoding dioxygenase, producing MSEPTVQHHSISPEQEAVEQELVDTVVASFENTEDSRLRMLMQSLTRHLHDFVREVRLTEDEWTAAIGFLTAAGHITDDRRQEFILLSDVMGLSMQTIAINNQTYRNATEATVFGPFFTQDSPEIPWGGDIACGAHGQPCWVEGTVRDVYGSPVPRARVEVWEADEDGLYDVQYADGRTAGRAHLHTDAQGVYGFWGLTPTPYPIPHDGPVGGLLAATNRSPFRASHLHFMVTAPNLRTLVTHIFVRGDPQIETGDSVFGVKESLIMEFVEQPADAPTPDGRHLQGQTWSRTRFDITLAPAAVG from the coding sequence ATGTCTGAACCCACCGTCCAGCACCACAGCATCAGCCCCGAGCAGGAGGCGGTGGAACAGGAACTTGTGGATACGGTCGTCGCGTCCTTTGAGAACACCGAGGATTCCCGGCTGCGGATGCTCATGCAGTCCCTGACCAGGCACCTTCATGACTTTGTCCGTGAGGTTAGGCTGACCGAGGACGAGTGGACCGCTGCGATCGGCTTCCTTACGGCCGCCGGCCATATCACCGATGACCGACGACAGGAATTCATCCTGCTCTCCGACGTCATGGGCCTGTCCATGCAGACGATTGCCATCAACAACCAGACCTACAGGAACGCCACCGAGGCCACGGTGTTCGGACCGTTCTTCACGCAGGATTCTCCGGAAATTCCGTGGGGAGGGGACATTGCCTGCGGCGCCCATGGCCAACCGTGCTGGGTTGAGGGCACGGTCAGGGATGTTTACGGCAGTCCCGTCCCGCGGGCACGGGTGGAGGTATGGGAGGCAGATGAAGACGGCCTCTATGACGTCCAGTACGCCGACGGACGCACTGCGGGCCGGGCTCATCTCCATACCGATGCCCAAGGAGTGTACGGTTTTTGGGGTCTGACGCCCACACCGTATCCGATCCCTCACGATGGACCGGTGGGTGGATTGCTGGCGGCCACCAACCGCTCGCCCTTCCGTGCTTCGCACCTGCACTTCATGGTCACCGCACCGAACCTGCGCACGCTTGTTACCCATATATTCGTCCGGGGGGACCCGCAGATTGAAACCGGCGACTCCGTCTTTGGCGTCAAGGAATCCCTGATCATGGAATTTGTTGAACAACCTGCCGACGCACCCACACCTGACGGGCGCCATCTCCAAGGCCAGACCTGGAGCAGGACGCGATTCGACATCACACTCGCGCCGGCGGCTGTCGGATGA
- a CDS encoding SDR family NAD(P)-dependent oxidoreductase, with the protein MTDRNIVVVGGTSGIGLELSRRIVARGDKVILTGRDATRAEDVAASLGPNATGISVDLASPHTIAESVASVGEVHGLVLSAVERDSNTVRDFSIDKAGRLATLKLVGYLETIHALIGRIEETVDTGIVLMGGIARYRPYPGSLTVSTVNGGVEGMATALAAELAPVRVNVLHPGIIGDSPFWEDKTGALDAYRSRTPGGELPTVEDVVESTLFLLDNKGVSGTTLHVNRATLTT; encoded by the coding sequence GTGACTGATCGAAACATTGTTGTTGTTGGAGGCACCAGCGGCATCGGTCTTGAACTGAGCCGCAGGATTGTGGCACGGGGAGACAAAGTGATCCTGACCGGCCGCGACGCTACGCGGGCAGAAGATGTTGCAGCGTCCCTGGGGCCAAACGCCACCGGCATCAGTGTTGACCTGGCGTCGCCGCATACCATTGCCGAAAGTGTGGCCTCCGTAGGGGAAGTCCACGGATTAGTGCTCTCCGCCGTGGAACGCGACTCAAACACGGTCCGCGACTTCAGCATTGACAAGGCCGGCCGCCTCGCAACCCTGAAACTTGTGGGGTACCTGGAGACCATCCATGCCCTGATCGGACGGATCGAAGAAACGGTGGATACGGGGATCGTGCTCATGGGCGGAATCGCCAGGTACCGCCCCTACCCCGGTTCGTTGACGGTATCCACGGTCAACGGTGGCGTTGAAGGGATGGCCACCGCCCTTGCCGCAGAGCTTGCTCCAGTCCGCGTGAACGTCCTCCACCCGGGCATCATCGGCGACAGCCCATTCTGGGAAGACAAGACCGGCGCACTCGACGCATACCGCTCGCGGACCCCCGGCGGTGAGCTCCCAACGGTAGAGGACGTGGTGGAATCAACCCTGTTTCTCCTCGACAACAAGGGCGTCTCGGGAACCACCCTCCACGTCAACCGCGCCACCCTGACCACGTGA
- a CDS encoding NAD(P)-dependent oxidoreductase, which translates to MTTLGFLGLGSMGSGIARRLLDAGHDVIVWNRSPGAADQLVAAGARRAQQPAGALAAGVSFSMLANDKAVLSILDESAIRSLAGRTHVVMASISPSLADRLAAAFDSAGATYVAAPVLGRPDVAAAGQLNILAAGRPTALDQVRPYFDVMGKRTWQISDRPSVANAVKASVNYNIIHALQAMGETVAMVERQGVDPGLFTELLSSTLFGGVVYTGYGDLIARGDYTPPGFQMALGRKDLGLAEEVAAASGVAPATLPALKAVFDRALADPILKESDWSAIAEVSRQNLL; encoded by the coding sequence GTGACCACTCTGGGTTTCCTTGGCCTGGGGTCCATGGGATCCGGCATTGCCCGACGCCTTCTCGACGCCGGGCACGACGTGATCGTATGGAATCGCTCTCCCGGTGCGGCTGACCAATTGGTGGCCGCGGGCGCCCGACGGGCTCAACAGCCCGCCGGGGCCCTCGCGGCCGGGGTGTCATTCTCTATGCTCGCCAATGACAAGGCTGTACTGTCCATCCTTGATGAGTCAGCCATCCGCTCACTGGCAGGCCGCACGCACGTGGTCATGGCCTCGATCAGTCCTTCGTTGGCAGACCGACTCGCCGCTGCCTTCGACTCGGCGGGGGCTACCTACGTGGCCGCACCGGTCCTCGGCCGTCCCGATGTGGCAGCGGCCGGCCAGCTGAACATCCTGGCGGCCGGGCGGCCCACTGCGTTGGACCAGGTGCGGCCCTATTTTGACGTCATGGGTAAGCGGACATGGCAGATCAGCGACAGGCCTTCGGTGGCAAATGCCGTCAAAGCTTCGGTAAATTACAACATCATCCATGCCCTGCAGGCCATGGGCGAGACGGTGGCCATGGTTGAGCGCCAAGGCGTGGATCCGGGGCTCTTCACTGAGTTGCTGTCCAGCACACTATTTGGCGGTGTCGTCTATACCGGCTATGGGGACCTAATCGCCCGGGGCGACTACACACCACCGGGGTTTCAGATGGCCCTGGGGCGGAAGGACCTGGGGCTTGCCGAGGAAGTGGCTGCTGCCAGTGGTGTGGCGCCCGCGACACTGCCAGCGCTCAAAGCCGTCTTCGACCGCGCCCTCGCGGACCCTATTCTGAAGGAATCCGACTGGAGTGCCATAGCCGAAGTTTCGCGCCAAAACCTGCTGTAA